The Streptomyces achromogenes genome window below encodes:
- a CDS encoding CU044_2847 family protein, whose product MSGEDVTRVARIALPDGTPVWARISGAGELSAPSGRLSYSDTGFAERVEASVESLHALVTGVARSLAEPLRAVRPDEVSVEFGIELTAKAGKVVGLLADGEAKAGITVTLTWNSGPPDLGAPQAGTTAGTDARTTGGATAGTNVGATAGNDPRARDGFSVQASTAPAPPASPPPPPPVSPPSPVPPPPPTSPPPVSSASTTAPAAPASCDAPASSGADGGRRAGASPGAPMHRGADGAVGGGGA is encoded by the coding sequence ATGAGCGGTGAGGACGTGACACGGGTGGCGCGCATCGCGCTGCCGGACGGGACGCCCGTCTGGGCCCGTATCTCTGGCGCCGGTGAGCTGTCCGCGCCGTCCGGGCGGCTGTCGTACAGCGACACCGGGTTCGCCGAGCGGGTGGAGGCGAGCGTGGAGAGCCTGCACGCGCTCGTCACGGGGGTCGCGCGGTCGCTGGCGGAGCCGCTGCGGGCGGTGCGGCCGGACGAGGTGAGCGTCGAGTTCGGCATCGAGCTGACCGCCAAGGCCGGGAAGGTCGTCGGCCTGCTGGCCGACGGCGAGGCCAAGGCCGGCATCACGGTCACCCTGACCTGGAACAGCGGGCCCCCCGACCTCGGCGCACCCCAGGCCGGCACGACCGCCGGAACGGACGCCCGCACAACCGGTGGCGCGACCGCCGGAACGAACGTCGGCGCGACCGCTGGAAATGACCCCCGCGCGCGTGACGGCTTCTCGGTGCAGGCATCGACCGCACCGGCTCCACCCGCCTCACCGCCCCCGCCGCCGCCCGTCTCGCCCCCGTCGCCCGTTCCGCCCCCGCCACCTACGTCGCCGCCGCCTGTCTCATCGGCCTCGACCACCGCACCAGCCGCACCTGCCTCATGCGACGCACCCGCTTCGTCCGGCGCCGACGGGGGGCGGCGCGCGGGCGCGTCCCCCGGCGCGCCGATGCACAGGGGGGCCGACGGCGCCGTCGGCGGGGGCGGAGCATGA
- a CDS encoding VMAP-C domain-containing protein codes for MTGGHAPGASNALDAARRALRGLVVAATVRIHRPVVGYALDEPGTFLGSGFFVAPNWVLTCAHVACGGEGGKVAVVYETAPGRGASTAPGRVVATLPERGERAASAGNWPAPDLALVQLTEPVDDHECVYVSERPAAYYGEGRVLYAGWTESEGRLQVLDGTLTVQGTIGGWSSDVQMRLGDNDLPYGVSGGPVIDPVRGEVIGVLKARSDHRPGGTSTGIEQLRTLRVPAEAVPAEHSDLYQAVFHAHDRYHRDRQRHPASRRQTWTDVQGRLGARPGRTLSPDERIQLLGRLAELPPPESTRGLLDILDSLPDLQGPVPLPAPRGWRDGLGALYESASDDGALELVLDYAMRAMSAPRPFVVPSTPDAEKALWVWVWQAAQRLSARYRSGLAEQRIARLRRRDGVERDAPDTVSGGARAVDGPGGRGRRPGQDARARARGRGPNSAARPSALLELVRRGWEPDRCDWSVCVTVPGGEAVRLHEAERTPLAELPGRLAGPLAEAFRHCDEPGRPALLQVALPSALLGLEVDAWQLPPDDAPLGTLRPVVVRCADRDRLPDGAFGAYAAAGGDASADWHDRQNPQDPQDPQDPQDAGNPEAPGNDDVHDEHGAYGDEGGGYDDYGDEDVDAERRARWRWLHAHRARAEVLDCDEGLRKPVPTVEQLRALSHGTVPVLCRYGDLRYEDDAEALARIVLGGYGVALWRRRRGRSDAVCGEFHRGTIDEIAEPPTVRHLPEAVHDLRVRLREGRTESFWADGVALLYDDPHQPLPGTGDLLEAP; via the coding sequence ATGACGGGCGGGCACGCCCCGGGCGCATCGAACGCGTTGGATGCGGCCCGCCGTGCGCTGCGTGGACTCGTCGTGGCGGCGACCGTGCGCATTCATCGCCCGGTGGTCGGGTATGCCCTGGATGAGCCCGGGACGTTCCTCGGCAGCGGCTTCTTCGTCGCTCCCAACTGGGTTCTGACCTGCGCACACGTGGCCTGCGGCGGGGAGGGGGGCAAGGTTGCCGTGGTGTATGAGACGGCTCCGGGACGGGGTGCCTCGACCGCGCCCGGCAGGGTGGTGGCGACGCTGCCCGAGCGTGGCGAGCGGGCCGCGTCCGCCGGCAACTGGCCGGCCCCGGACCTGGCCCTGGTGCAGCTGACCGAACCGGTCGACGACCACGAGTGCGTGTACGTCTCCGAGCGTCCGGCGGCCTACTACGGCGAGGGCCGGGTGCTGTACGCGGGCTGGACCGAGAGCGAGGGCCGGTTACAGGTCCTGGACGGCACGCTCACGGTGCAGGGGACGATCGGCGGGTGGTCCTCGGACGTGCAGATGCGACTGGGCGACAACGACCTGCCCTACGGCGTCTCGGGCGGTCCGGTGATCGACCCGGTGCGCGGCGAGGTGATCGGCGTCCTGAAGGCGCGCTCGGACCACCGGCCGGGCGGGACCTCCACCGGGATCGAGCAGCTGCGCACCCTGCGGGTGCCCGCGGAGGCGGTGCCGGCCGAGCACAGCGACCTCTACCAGGCGGTCTTCCACGCCCATGACCGCTACCACCGCGACCGGCAGCGCCACCCGGCCTCCCGGCGGCAGACCTGGACCGACGTCCAGGGCAGGCTGGGCGCCCGTCCGGGCCGCACCCTCAGTCCGGACGAGCGGATCCAGCTGCTGGGCCGGCTCGCCGAGCTCCCACCGCCCGAGAGCACCCGCGGTCTGCTGGACATCCTCGACTCCCTGCCCGACCTCCAGGGTCCCGTTCCGCTGCCCGCGCCGCGCGGCTGGCGCGACGGTCTCGGCGCGCTGTACGAGAGCGCGAGCGACGACGGGGCGCTGGAGCTGGTGCTCGACTACGCGATGCGGGCGATGTCCGCGCCGCGCCCGTTCGTCGTGCCCAGCACCCCGGACGCCGAGAAGGCCCTGTGGGTCTGGGTCTGGCAGGCCGCGCAGCGGTTGAGCGCCCGCTACCGGTCCGGCCTCGCCGAGCAGCGGATCGCGCGGCTGCGCCGACGGGACGGGGTGGAGCGCGACGCCCCCGACACGGTCTCCGGAGGCGCGCGCGCCGTGGACGGTCCCGGCGGGCGCGGCCGACGGCCCGGGCAGGACGCACGCGCGCGGGCCCGTGGCCGTGGTCCGAACAGCGCGGCCCGGCCCTCCGCCCTGCTCGAGCTGGTGCGGCGCGGCTGGGAGCCGGACCGCTGCGACTGGTCGGTCTGCGTGACCGTTCCCGGCGGCGAGGCGGTACGGCTGCACGAGGCCGAGCGCACACCGCTGGCCGAACTGCCCGGCCGCCTGGCCGGACCGCTCGCGGAGGCCTTCCGCCACTGCGACGAGCCCGGCAGGCCCGCGCTGCTCCAGGTGGCGCTGCCCTCCGCGCTGCTCGGCCTCGAAGTCGACGCCTGGCAACTCCCTCCCGACGACGCGCCCTTGGGGACCCTGCGGCCCGTCGTCGTGCGCTGCGCGGACCGCGACCGGCTGCCCGACGGGGCGTTCGGGGCGTATGCCGCGGCCGGCGGCGACGCCTCGGCCGACTGGCACGACCGGCAAAACCCGCAGGACCCACAGGACCCACAGGACCCACAGGACGCAGGAAATCCGGAGGCGCCGGGAAACGACGACGTACACGACGAACACGGTGCGTACGGCGATGAGGGCGGCGGGTACGACGACTACGGCGACGAGGACGTGGACGCGGAGCGCCGGGCCCGCTGGCGCTGGCTGCACGCGCACCGCGCGCGGGCCGAAGTCCTCGACTGCGACGAGGGGTTGCGCAAACCCGTACCGACCGTCGAGCAGCTGCGCGCCCTGTCGCACGGCACCGTCCCGGTGCTCTGCCGTTATGGCGACCTCCGTTACGAGGACGACGCGGAGGCGCTCGCCCGGATCGTGCTCGGCGGCTACGGCGTGGCCCTGTGGCGCCGGCGGCGCGGCCGGTCGGACGCCGTCTGCGGCGAGTTCCACCGCGGGACGATCGACGAGATCGCAGAACCGCCCACCGTGCGGCACCTTCCGGAGGCCGTGCACGATCTCCGGGTACGGCTGCGCGAGGGCCGCACGGAGTCCTTCTGGGCCGACGGCGTGGCCCTGTTGTACGACGATCCCCACCAGCCCCTCCCCGGAACGGGTGACCTGCTGGAGGCCCCTTGA
- a CDS encoding AAA family ATPase, producing the protein MTESSEWLIYRGAGEPHDGIERLPDPPPWRDFTSRDAAGSGDGSQDRRLGAHRHLAELHRPGAEELEMINAALYLRRPLLVTGSPGAGKSTLAHSVAYELGLGNVLRWSIVSRSALQDGLYHYDAIARLQDVQIAAQGGFGSAAGSPGAVEGIGSYIRLGPLGTALLPSDTPRVLLIDELDKSDIDLPNDLLNVLEEGEFAIPELERIADRLPDGEAEVLTADGVKVRVRDGRVRCRAFPFVVLTSNGERDFPAPLMRRCIHLELGRPDHSRLATFVRAHLGDEAARAGDDLITRFLERSRSELLAADQLLNAIYLTDAAAPPSRDRLADLLIQRLDRPR; encoded by the coding sequence ATGACCGAATCCAGTGAGTGGCTCATCTACCGAGGCGCCGGCGAACCGCACGACGGGATCGAGCGGCTGCCCGACCCTCCCCCGTGGCGGGACTTCACCAGCCGGGACGCGGCGGGGTCGGGCGACGGCTCCCAGGACCGCAGGCTCGGCGCGCACCGGCACCTGGCGGAACTGCACCGTCCGGGCGCCGAGGAGCTGGAGATGATCAACGCGGCGCTGTATCTGCGCCGTCCGCTGCTCGTCACGGGCAGCCCCGGCGCGGGCAAGAGCACCCTCGCCCACTCGGTGGCGTACGAACTCGGGCTCGGCAACGTGCTGCGCTGGTCCATCGTCAGCCGTTCCGCACTGCAGGACGGGCTCTACCACTACGACGCCATCGCCCGGCTCCAGGACGTGCAGATCGCGGCCCAGGGCGGGTTCGGGTCGGCGGCCGGCTCGCCGGGCGCGGTGGAGGGCATCGGCAGCTACATCCGGCTGGGGCCGCTCGGCACCGCCCTGCTGCCCTCCGACACACCGCGCGTGCTGCTCATCGACGAGCTGGACAAGAGCGACATCGACCTGCCCAACGACCTGCTGAACGTCCTGGAGGAGGGCGAGTTCGCGATACCCGAGCTGGAGCGGATCGCCGACCGGCTGCCCGACGGCGAGGCGGAGGTGCTGACCGCCGACGGCGTGAAGGTACGGGTGCGCGACGGACGGGTGCGCTGCCGCGCCTTCCCGTTCGTCGTGCTCACCAGCAACGGGGAGCGCGACTTCCCGGCCCCGCTGATGCGCCGGTGCATCCACCTGGAGCTGGGGCGCCCCGACCACAGCCGGCTCGCCACCTTCGTCCGCGCGCATCTCGGCGACGAGGCGGCCCGTGCGGGGGACGATCTGATCACGCGGTTCCTGGAGCGGTCGCGCAGCGAACTCCTCGCCGCCGACCAGCTGTTGAACGCGATCTACCTCACCGACGCGGCCGCGCCGCCCAGTCGTGACCGGCTGGCCGACCTGCTCATCCAGCGACTCGACCGCCCGAGGTGA
- a CDS encoding SAV_2336 N-terminal domain-related protein, producing the protein MPDAAARHGPVPPDDDHHHHDQDHRDQGDHDDPSASPLTARAPAAVPDGGDPLAELVARLRGVGLDPDVEQLCDALWLARWTRPADLPEPEEPRAEATDRPAFLRDGGRGGGPEGGGRGERPERPEPPPQEVGADGRVSLYPVPQDGVPRARGVGRAAALPVGVPAAPALPAPLELQRALRRLQRYRSPAPPLRTRLDETATAERSAQAGGLIMPVYRAVVRGDARLQLVLDASSSMRVWDRLFFELEQVFGQLGAFSDIKVSHLHQGPDGAPAVSRSPDVYAAPLHSTDRLSDPTGRRIVLFVSDCAGPLWHSGQAHRLLHHLSRQGPVAVLQPLPQRLWNRTRLPVVFCELSRGETLGGAAALRVRTPSGVPAEARRGALPVPVLPPEPVALGAWARLLSGAGAGPVPGAVGWVRADQPPAPAGRADRRRTPFERVSRFSSSASPAAGRLAVYLAAAPLCLPVMQLVQRTMLPDSGPSELAEVLVGGLLTRESEEYADDGAQWYRIDADVRDALLSRLGRDEAMLVLKHCSEYIEQRFGKGGPNFPALALAQLGDGGAGRPYAPAAGAAGRADRADHGDNGDHGGNGDEAPVPQPFAEVAARVLRRFMPLPEQFETPIGRTGPGRPEERPTHQAVRRARTLIERFDGEGMIQDVIDAVQLLRGATEHERPPGADPELWAEYARCTLRLWEVQGGDDLLQEAEAAAERATAHPGRLHERAVLARVLHAAATDRRRRADPAGALDLLRRADREYAVACAAPDLDHHQALELTLERVRALEAQWRLGGDSALLQGAVGMLEAFADVWPDRRQRPPELPLEHGRILLRLSGATADPVQARVYAEQGAQSLRAALDTGEAPDTAESARARVRVLIDLVDALLQAGGPLDDAQARVDEALALVREQGRRAALLARAGRIAVARHRESGDAAELETAADRFAQAAQRMSRDAPAHADVLAEWGEALLRLAGLQTGARAEGTLSRAIRVLRDCRMETPAGSAQVAHRLLLLGRALMLRYRGRGDRVDLREAEHLFGLAAVDAADPLLAARCRLELGQVQFEAYRSLRRPARLDLAVDAFRDAAESAREAEGAATTERRRHEAVRKGAQAHHWRGMSYEAASRPRAAREAYRAARTEWSRLPEGSLVADGPTAAETAERLAALERVT; encoded by the coding sequence ATGCCCGACGCAGCGGCCCGCCACGGCCCCGTCCCGCCCGACGACGACCACCACCACCACGATCAGGACCACCGCGATCAGGGCGACCACGACGATCCCTCGGCCTCCCCGCTCACGGCCCGGGCCCCGGCCGCGGTCCCCGACGGAGGTGACCCGCTCGCCGAACTGGTCGCGCGGCTGCGCGGGGTGGGGCTCGATCCGGACGTGGAGCAGTTGTGCGACGCGCTGTGGCTGGCGCGGTGGACCCGGCCGGCGGACCTGCCCGAACCGGAGGAGCCGCGTGCCGAGGCCACGGACAGGCCCGCGTTCCTGCGCGACGGCGGTCGGGGCGGGGGCCCCGAGGGAGGAGGGCGGGGGGAGCGGCCCGAGCGGCCGGAGCCGCCCCCGCAGGAGGTGGGCGCCGACGGACGCGTGAGCCTGTACCCGGTGCCCCAGGACGGAGTCCCGCGCGCCCGCGGCGTGGGCCGGGCCGCCGCGCTGCCGGTGGGCGTGCCCGCCGCCCCCGCGCTGCCCGCCCCGCTCGAACTCCAGCGCGCGCTGCGGCGGTTGCAGCGCTACCGCAGCCCGGCGCCGCCGCTGCGCACACGGCTCGACGAGACGGCGACGGCGGAGCGCAGCGCACAGGCGGGCGGCCTGATCATGCCCGTTTACCGTGCCGTGGTCCGGGGCGACGCCCGGCTCCAACTGGTCCTGGACGCCTCGTCGTCGATGCGGGTCTGGGACCGGCTCTTCTTCGAACTGGAGCAGGTGTTCGGCCAGTTGGGGGCCTTCTCGGACATCAAGGTCAGCCATCTGCACCAGGGCCCGGACGGCGCTCCCGCCGTCAGCCGCAGCCCCGACGTGTACGCGGCGCCGCTGCACTCCACGGACCGGCTCAGCGACCCCACCGGCCGCCGGATCGTGCTCTTCGTCAGCGACTGCGCGGGCCCGCTGTGGCACAGCGGACAGGCGCACCGGCTGCTGCACCACCTCTCCCGGCAGGGCCCGGTCGCCGTGCTCCAGCCGCTTCCGCAGCGCCTGTGGAACCGCACCCGACTGCCCGTGGTCTTCTGCGAGTTGAGTAGGGGCGAGACGCTGGGCGGGGCTGCCGCACTGCGGGTGCGCACCCCGTCCGGTGTTCCGGCGGAGGCCCGCCGCGGAGCTCTGCCGGTGCCCGTGCTGCCGCCCGAGCCGGTGGCCCTCGGCGCCTGGGCCAGGCTGCTGTCCGGGGCCGGCGCCGGGCCGGTGCCGGGCGCCGTGGGCTGGGTGCGCGCGGACCAGCCGCCCGCCCCCGCCGGGCGCGCCGACCGGCGGCGTACCCCGTTCGAGCGGGTCAGCAGGTTCAGCTCCAGCGCCTCCCCGGCCGCCGGACGGCTCGCCGTGTACCTGGCCGCCGCGCCCCTGTGCCTGCCGGTCATGCAGCTCGTCCAGCGCACGATGCTGCCCGACTCGGGGCCGTCGGAGCTCGCGGAGGTGCTGGTCGGCGGCCTGCTCACACGGGAGTCGGAGGAGTACGCCGACGACGGCGCCCAGTGGTACCGCATCGATGCGGACGTGCGCGACGCCCTGCTGTCCCGGCTCGGCCGCGACGAGGCCATGCTGGTGCTCAAGCACTGCTCGGAGTACATCGAGCAGCGCTTCGGCAAGGGCGGCCCCAACTTCCCGGCGCTGGCCCTCGCCCAGCTCGGCGACGGCGGCGCGGGCCGCCCCTACGCGCCCGCCGCCGGCGCCGCGGGCCGCGCCGACCGGGCCGACCACGGGGACAACGGGGACCACGGCGGCAACGGCGACGAGGCGCCCGTGCCGCAGCCCTTCGCCGAGGTCGCCGCGCGCGTGCTGCGGCGCTTCATGCCGCTGCCCGAGCAGTTCGAGACGCCCATCGGCCGCACCGGCCCGGGGCGTCCCGAGGAGCGGCCGACACACCAGGCGGTCCGCCGGGCCCGCACGCTGATCGAGCGCTTCGACGGCGAGGGCATGATCCAGGATGTCATCGACGCGGTGCAGCTGCTGCGCGGCGCCACCGAGCACGAGCGGCCCCCCGGGGCGGACCCCGAGCTGTGGGCCGAGTACGCGCGGTGCACGCTGCGCCTGTGGGAGGTGCAGGGCGGCGACGACCTGCTCCAGGAGGCGGAGGCGGCCGCGGAGCGCGCCACGGCGCACCCGGGGCGGCTGCACGAACGGGCCGTCCTGGCGCGGGTGCTGCACGCCGCGGCGACCGACCGCAGACGCCGCGCCGACCCGGCCGGCGCCCTGGACCTGCTGCGCCGCGCCGACCGCGAGTACGCCGTCGCCTGCGCGGCGCCCGACCTCGACCACCACCAGGCCCTCGAACTCACCCTGGAGCGGGTGCGCGCCCTGGAGGCGCAGTGGCGGCTCGGCGGGGACAGCGCGCTGCTCCAGGGCGCCGTCGGCATGCTGGAGGCCTTCGCCGACGTCTGGCCCGACCGCCGGCAGCGGCCCCCCGAACTCCCCCTGGAGCACGGCCGGATCCTGCTGCGCCTCTCCGGTGCCACCGCCGACCCCGTGCAGGCCCGCGTCTACGCCGAGCAGGGCGCGCAGTCGCTGCGCGCCGCCCTCGACACCGGGGAGGCGCCCGACACCGCGGAGTCGGCACGCGCGCGGGTGCGCGTCCTGATCGACCTGGTCGACGCGCTGCTCCAGGCGGGCGGTCCGCTGGACGACGCCCAGGCCCGCGTCGACGAGGCCCTCGCCCTGGTCCGCGAACAGGGCCGGCGGGCGGCGCTGCTGGCGCGGGCCGGCCGGATCGCGGTCGCCCGCCACCGGGAGTCGGGCGACGCGGCGGAGCTGGAGACGGCCGCCGACCGCTTCGCGCAGGCCGCCCAGCGCATGTCCCGCGACGCGCCCGCGCACGCCGACGTCCTCGCCGAGTGGGGCGAGGCGCTGTTGCGGCTGGCCGGACTGCAGACCGGGGCGCGGGCCGAGGGCACGCTCTCCCGGGCGATCCGCGTGCTGCGGGACTGCCGGATGGAGACCCCGGCGGGCAGCGCGCAGGTCGCCCACCGGCTGCTGCTGCTCGGCCGTGCGCTGATGCTGCGCTACCGGGGCCGCGGGGACCGCGTCGACCTGCGCGAGGCCGAGCACCTCTTCGGACTCGCCGCCGTCGACGCGGCGGACCCGCTGCTGGCCGCCCGGTGCCGTCTGGAACTCGGCCAGGTCCAGTTCGAGGCCTACCGCAGCCTGCGCCGCCCGGCCCGCCTCGACCTGGCGGTCGATGCCTTCCGCGACGCGGCGGAGTCGGCCCGGGAGGCCGAGGGGGCGGCCACCACGGAGCGCCGGCGGCACGAGGCCGTCCGGAAGGGTGCGCAGGCGCACCACTGGCGGGGTATGTCCTATGAGGCGGCCTCGCGGCCGAGGGCCGCCCGGGAGGCCTACCGGGCCGCCCGGACGGAGTGGTCACGGCTGCCGGAGGGCAGCCTGGTCGCCGACGGGCCGACGGCCGCCGAGACGGCGGAGCGGCTGGCCGCGCTGGAGCGGGTGACGTGA
- the fxsA gene encoding FxSxx-COOH cyclophane-containing RiPP peptide → MTVRGESVAERTAQDVGAGGPGAGESGVGEPLPDLLALDLAELRTIGHPVLREVVEDLRERAGRSSETLWGFDAVL, encoded by the coding sequence ATGACCGTACGGGGCGAGTCCGTGGCGGAGAGGACCGCGCAGGACGTCGGCGCGGGCGGGCCCGGAGCGGGAGAGTCCGGCGTGGGAGAGCCGCTGCCGGATCTGCTGGCGCTGGACCTCGCGGAGTTGCGGACGATCGGGCATCCGGTGCTGCGGGAGGTGGTGGAGGACCTGCGGGAGCGGGCGGGGAGGTCGAGCGAGACCCTGTGGGGGTTCGACGCCGTGCTCTGA
- a CDS encoding FxsB family cyclophane-forming radical SAM/SPASM peptide maturase, which yields MHGRCNLACTYCYLYEGPDRTWRTRPATAAPDVLDRTAARIAEHARAHALTDLSLVLHGGEPLLAGVETLTRFTDLVRDRVPTGCTVHAVVQTNATLLTARRLAVLAGGGIRISVSLDGGRAAHNARRVDHAGRPSWPAAARGALLAAEHAPAAYAGILTVVDATLDPVETYESLLGLRPPALNFLLPHGNWSAPPPHWSGARHGEWLCAVFDRWWDAGRRETRVRLFEECLALLLGMPSATESLGLAPFDAVVVETDGSIEQTDSLKSAYDGAAHTGLDVFRNTFDDALRHPAVAARQAGTAALAPQCRACPLLTVCGGGHYAHRYRAGHGFRNPSVYCADLQRLIRHIAARLAAHAPDAAPTATAVRAVRTAPAAIAGHAAPAPHSLPALREGGAP from the coding sequence ATGCACGGCCGCTGCAACCTCGCCTGCACCTACTGCTACCTCTACGAGGGCCCGGACCGCACCTGGCGCACCCGCCCCGCCACGGCCGCCCCCGACGTCCTCGACCGCACCGCGGCCCGCATCGCCGAGCACGCCCGCGCCCACGCCCTGACGGACCTCTCCCTCGTCCTGCACGGCGGCGAACCCCTGCTGGCCGGCGTCGAGACCCTGACCCGCTTCACCGACCTCGTCCGGGACCGTGTCCCGACGGGCTGCACGGTCCACGCCGTCGTCCAGACCAACGCCACCCTGCTGACCGCACGACGGCTGGCCGTCCTCGCCGGCGGCGGCATCCGGATCAGCGTCAGCCTCGACGGAGGGCGGGCCGCGCACAACGCGCGCCGCGTCGACCACGCCGGCCGTCCCTCCTGGCCCGCCGCCGCGCGCGGCGCCCTGCTGGCCGCCGAGCACGCGCCGGCGGCGTACGCCGGCATCCTCACCGTCGTCGACGCCACGCTGGACCCCGTGGAGACGTACGAGTCCCTCCTCGGCCTGCGCCCCCCGGCTCTCAACTTCCTGCTGCCGCACGGCAACTGGTCCGCCCCGCCGCCCCACTGGTCCGGCGCCCGGCACGGGGAATGGCTGTGCGCCGTCTTCGACCGCTGGTGGGACGCGGGCCGGCGGGAGACCCGCGTGCGGCTCTTCGAGGAGTGCCTCGCCCTCCTGCTGGGCATGCCCTCCGCCACCGAGTCCCTGGGCCTCGCGCCCTTCGACGCGGTCGTGGTGGAGACCGACGGGTCGATCGAGCAGACGGACTCCCTGAAGTCCGCGTACGACGGCGCCGCGCACACCGGCCTGGACGTCTTCCGGAACACCTTCGACGACGCCCTGCGGCACCCGGCGGTCGCGGCCCGGCAGGCCGGCACGGCGGCCCTCGCGCCGCAGTGCCGCGCCTGCCCCCTGCTCACGGTCTGCGGAGGCGGCCACTACGCCCACCGCTACCGGGCCGGACACGGCTTCCGCAACCCGTCGGTGTACTGCGCCGACCTCCAGCGGCTGATCCGCCACATCGCCGCCCGGCTCGCCGCCCACGCGCCCGACGCCGCCCCAACCGCCACCGCCGTCCGGGCCGTCCGTACCGCCCCAGCCGCCATCGCCGGCCACGCCGCCCCCGCGCCGCACTCCCTGCCCGCCCTCCGCGAAGGGGGCGCTCCGTGA
- a CDS encoding aKG-HExxH-type peptide beta-hydroxylase, producing MIRPAVPERGLVELGRTRGDPDTLALLARDQDTRRLLLLRAVLDAADAADPAVCSTARKARLREDWALLTEADRLRPPADHPRPPGAPAGPRPPAGHPHPPGAAHSPARARLFHPLTGPWALSCLRGLDGRGGPADAHRDRRLRQDLAHFSALAAVAAARAGIPFTVRLTARAGVLALPSLGALHTATGADAPVDVTHRHGRLTLRRPDAPDVVVHLESGIGAWSAALAWTPVRTLPGLLPAAAPLPLDDVDPYRTAPGPGHRGLGGPAVLDDTDHKRWLQAWSGTEAALRSGGAHRVAEAAALLRCLVPLESPPGADGRDSCSATRHEAFGALLASPPHDAVALAATLVHELHHAKLAALGNLVTLHHAGPEARYFAPWKTGPRPYDALLQGVYSHLALADYFQHRALVVPPPDREYAWSRHARYRAQVKAALPALVGSPDLTVRGRRFVDEMAAAYERMAEHPAPRDHTARADAYVKAARALWTQRHTPALPRPKE from the coding sequence GTGATCCGGCCCGCGGTCCCGGAACGCGGCCTGGTGGAGCTCGGCCGCACCCGCGGGGACCCCGACACGCTGGCCCTCCTGGCGCGCGACCAGGACACCCGGCGCCTGCTCCTCCTGCGCGCCGTCCTCGACGCGGCCGACGCGGCGGACCCGGCGGTCTGCTCCACGGCACGCAAGGCACGGCTGCGCGAGGACTGGGCCCTGCTCACCGAGGCCGACCGCCTTCGCCCGCCCGCAGACCACCCCCGCCCGCCCGGCGCGCCCGCCGGTCCCCGCCCGCCGGCAGGTCACCCCCACCCGCCCGGCGCCGCGCACTCGCCCGCCCGCGCCCGCCTCTTCCACCCGCTGACCGGCCCCTGGGCGCTGAGCTGTCTGCGCGGGCTCGACGGGCGCGGCGGCCCCGCGGACGCGCACCGGGACCGCCGGCTCCGCCAGGACCTGGCCCACTTCAGCGCCCTCGCCGCGGTGGCCGCCGCCCGCGCCGGCATCCCCTTCACCGTGCGGCTGACCGCCCGCGCCGGGGTGCTCGCCCTGCCCTCCCTCGGCGCGCTGCACACGGCCACCGGCGCGGACGCCCCCGTCGACGTCACCCACCGGCACGGACGGCTGACACTGCGCCGGCCCGACGCGCCCGACGTCGTCGTCCACCTGGAGAGCGGGATCGGAGCCTGGTCCGCCGCCCTCGCCTGGACGCCCGTGCGCACCCTGCCCGGCCTGCTGCCCGCCGCCGCCCCCCTGCCCCTGGACGACGTGGACCCGTACCGCACCGCGCCCGGGCCCGGCCACCGCGGCCTCGGCGGACCGGCCGTGCTCGACGACACGGACCACAAACGCTGGCTGCAGGCCTGGTCGGGCACCGAGGCGGCCCTGCGCTCCGGCGGCGCGCACCGGGTGGCCGAAGCGGCGGCCCTGCTGCGCTGCCTCGTCCCGCTCGAGAGCCCGCCGGGCGCCGACGGGCGCGACAGCTGCAGCGCGACACGGCACGAGGCGTTCGGCGCCCTGCTCGCCAGCCCCCCGCACGACGCCGTCGCCCTCGCGGCCACCCTCGTCCACGAACTGCACCACGCCAAACTCGCCGCCCTCGGCAACCTGGTGACGCTCCATCACGCAGGTCCCGAGGCCCGCTACTTCGCCCCCTGGAAGACGGGCCCCCGGCCGTACGACGCCCTGCTCCAGGGGGTGTACTCCCATCTGGCCCTCGCCGACTACTTCCAGCACCGGGCGCTGGTCGTCCCGCCGCCCGACCGCGAGTACGCCTGGTCCCGGCACGCCCGCTACCGCGCCCAGGTCAAGGCGGCGCTGCCGGCGCTCGTCGGCTCGCCCGACCTCACCGTCCGCGGACGCCGGTTCGTCGACGAGATGGCCGCCGCCTACGAACGCATGGCCGAACACCCGGCGCCCCGCGACCACACCGCCCGGGCCGACGCCTACGTGAAGGCCGCACGCGCTTTGTGGACACAGCGTCATACTCCGGCTCTGCCACGCCCGAAAGAATGA